In Sorghum bicolor cultivar BTx623 chromosome 10, Sorghum_bicolor_NCBIv3, whole genome shotgun sequence, one genomic interval encodes:
- the LOC110431158 gene encoding cyclin-dependent kinase inhibitor 1C-like, whose protein sequence is MPRRSAAAYRALFVAARAPAVAPAPVAAPAPVPAPVPEPEVVASGGSEEEEPMDTGSPTPTPSAPTPVAVPIPQAAAPVPPAPAPPAPAPPSPAPHASTGSAPTPQYP, encoded by the coding sequence ATGCCTCGTCGCAGCGCAGCCGCGTACCGTGCCCTCTTCGTCGCCGCCCGTGCTCCGGCAGTTGCACCAGCTCCAGTAGCTGCACCTGCACCAGTACCAGCACCCGTACCTGAGCCCGAGGTCGTCGCCTCTGGTGgcagcgaggaggaggagcctatGGACACGGGGTCCCCTACGCCTACACCTTCAGCTCCTACACCAGTGGCGGTACCGATTCCGCAGGCTGCCGCTCCAGTTCCACCTGCGCCTGCaccacctgcacctgcaccacctTCGCCTGCACCCCACGCGTCGACGGGTTCAGCACCGACGCCTCAGTACCCTTAG